From Sediminibacterium sp. TEGAF015, a single genomic window includes:
- a CDS encoding BamA/TamA family outer membrane protein, whose translation MQLNRISKLIFFLGILGSTELKAQVNSVEFGKNRIQHQKFNWKFYQSPNFNTYVTQGGVELGKFVSQVAEEELKSIENFVEYSLQRRANIVVYNNYNDFKSSNIGLGSDWQNAGGVTKLVNNKIIVYYNGNHNKLKTQIREGIAKVLTDNLLFGDDIGEFASNQALLDLPKWMVDGYVSYAGQSWSTEKDDELKSAMLSGRYNSFYQFAFEKPVLAGHAFWNYIGEKYRKENITYLLYLARMYKNINNACLRICKKKFQEVLNEFMQFQQDRYIKDIRQRRNQLKGQLTVTEEIGKRDYFRFQANPNPRSNTYSVLEFKKGIYTVKLMENFYDAKVLLKNGVLTNGQDVNPNYPIMAWDGKGTRLLVIYWEKGKINMFVYDLIARYKRFKQTIDGFDQILDASFMLDANTLVLSAVKNGHADIYTYKIEEQKATQITNDIYDDLDPTIVSFPNRVGIIFSSNRPGNNAPNKDTVLPSRYPFNIYMVDILNTSNEKQISQLTNVKLGNARYPMQYNTNHFTFVSDENGIANRWAGFFSTQRNGLDTLYYIGEEILRNPAPKEFDSTLMAWQKQEPDSVSYFQVYKDSTYTFPITNYQSSLLETRIAGNNGQVSEVRREGDFKFVYKLKVDEQTLARRNVTARNTEYIKKILDEKKLSEGKAIQYNNNKPANDTTKKVVVFQNEFADELPDTTVKMNAVLTPQQRQSSLTRSKLFDYRLKFSSDYLLGGFSNNVLINRYQPYAGGAGPIRLNNGNDFNFTFRVGVSDLMEDVKFVAGMRFGTSLADKDLLLSFQNNRKKLDWGLTYYRSNITNFYNTQFNNMLYTNLYQGNITYPINEVKSIRATIGVRSDRGVLKSFDNVAGQPNPNALAYRDTVSKYVLSRLEFVHDNTINPTQNIWNGLRYKVYMDINMPTQKTALNNGKATMNFGFDGRYYHKIYRNFIWAGRVAADFSWGSQKLIYYLGGVDGWIGPKFNNGNQPAADQSYAFQSLAVNMRGYSQNIANGNNAFVINSEFRLPLFSTLFDRPVNNAFLRNFQLVQFVDLGSAWNGKYNGIKRPGEVITNNQTPVVVRIDAGGLGPFAGGYGFGVRSTLLGYFMKFDAGWPMKGVFKGAPVYYFALGFDF comes from the coding sequence ATGCAATTGAATAGAATCAGTAAACTCATTTTTTTTCTTGGAATCCTTGGTTCAACAGAGCTTAAGGCACAGGTAAACAGTGTTGAATTTGGCAAGAATAGAATCCAACACCAGAAGTTCAACTGGAAATTTTACCAGTCGCCCAATTTTAATACCTATGTTACGCAGGGAGGTGTTGAACTGGGCAAATTTGTTAGCCAGGTAGCCGAGGAAGAATTAAAGTCCATAGAAAACTTTGTGGAATATTCATTGCAGCGAAGGGCCAATATTGTGGTTTACAACAACTATAACGATTTCAAAAGCAGCAATATCGGATTGGGGTCCGATTGGCAAAATGCCGGAGGGGTAACCAAATTGGTAAATAATAAAATCATTGTTTATTATAACGGGAATCACAATAAACTAAAAACACAAATAAGAGAGGGCATTGCCAAAGTTCTTACAGACAATCTTTTATTTGGTGATGATATCGGGGAATTTGCCAGTAATCAGGCATTGCTGGATCTTCCTAAATGGATGGTTGATGGATATGTGTCTTATGCCGGCCAGTCGTGGAGTACAGAAAAAGACGATGAGCTTAAAAGTGCCATGTTAAGTGGCAGGTACAATTCCTTTTATCAGTTTGCATTTGAAAAACCAGTACTTGCAGGTCATGCTTTCTGGAATTATATAGGTGAAAAGTACCGTAAAGAAAACATTACTTATCTGCTTTACCTGGCAAGAATGTATAAGAATATTAATAATGCCTGTCTTAGAATTTGCAAGAAAAAATTCCAGGAAGTATTAAATGAGTTCATGCAATTTCAACAGGACCGTTATATCAAGGATATTCGTCAACGCAGAAACCAATTAAAGGGACAACTAACTGTTACGGAAGAAATTGGGAAAAGAGATTATTTCCGATTCCAGGCAAATCCTAATCCCAGAAGCAACACCTATTCTGTACTTGAATTTAAAAAAGGCATCTACACAGTAAAGTTGATGGAGAATTTTTATGATGCAAAAGTGTTGCTGAAAAATGGTGTTTTAACAAATGGTCAGGATGTGAATCCTAATTACCCTATTATGGCCTGGGATGGAAAAGGTACCCGTCTTTTGGTGATTTACTGGGAAAAAGGGAAGATTAATATGTTTGTTTATGACTTAATTGCTCGTTATAAAAGATTCAAGCAAACCATTGATGGATTTGATCAGATTCTGGATGCAAGTTTTATGCTGGATGCCAATACACTGGTATTAAGTGCTGTAAAAAACGGACATGCGGATATTTATACCTATAAAATAGAAGAGCAGAAAGCCACTCAAATTACCAATGATATTTATGATGATTTAGATCCTACAATTGTTTCCTTCCCTAACAGGGTAGGAATCATATTCTCCTCTAACAGACCGGGAAACAATGCTCCCAATAAAGATACCGTGCTTCCCAGCCGTTATCCTTTCAATATTTACATGGTTGATATTTTGAATACCAGCAATGAAAAGCAAATTTCTCAGTTGACTAATGTGAAACTGGGAAATGCCCGATATCCAATGCAATACAATACGAATCATTTTACATTTGTTTCAGATGAGAATGGTATTGCCAACCGATGGGCTGGTTTCTTCTCTACTCAGCGAAACGGATTAGATACCTTGTATTATATAGGCGAAGAAATTTTGCGCAATCCTGCACCAAAGGAATTTGATTCTACATTAATGGCCTGGCAAAAGCAGGAACCAGACAGTGTAAGTTATTTCCAAGTGTATAAAGATTCTACCTATACTTTCCCGATTACCAATTATCAAAGTTCTTTACTCGAAACAAGAATTGCAGGAAATAATGGACAGGTAAGTGAAGTAAGACGAGAGGGTGATTTTAAATTTGTTTACAAACTGAAAGTAGATGAACAGACCTTAGCAAGAAGAAATGTAACTGCCAGGAATACTGAATACATAAAGAAAATACTGGACGAGAAAAAACTTTCAGAAGGAAAAGCTATTCAATACAACAATAATAAACCAGCCAATGATACGACTAAAAAAGTGGTTGTGTTTCAGAATGAATTTGCCGATGAGTTGCCTGATACAACTGTGAAGATGAATGCTGTTTTAACTCCGCAGCAAAGGCAATCTAGCCTTACCAGGTCTAAATTGTTTGATTACCGGTTGAAGTTTAGTTCAGATTATTTGCTTGGCGGTTTTTCTAATAATGTTCTAATTAATCGCTATCAACCTTATGCTGGTGGTGCTGGACCTATTCGTTTAAACAACGGCAACGACTTCAATTTTACTTTCCGTGTTGGTGTAAGCGATTTGATGGAAGATGTAAAATTTGTTGCTGGTATGCGTTTTGGAACCAGCCTTGCAGATAAAGACCTTTTACTCTCTTTTCAAAACAATCGCAAAAAACTGGACTGGGGGCTTACTTATTACAGAAGTAATATTACCAACTTCTACAATACCCAGTTTAATAATATGTTGTACACCAATTTGTATCAGGGTAATATAACCTACCCGATTAATGAGGTAAAAAGCATTAGAGCAACAATAGGAGTGCGCTCAGACAGAGGTGTATTAAAGTCTTTTGATAATGTAGCAGGTCAGCCCAATCCCAATGCGCTGGCATACAGAGATACGGTTTCAAAATATGTTTTATCCAGACTTGAGTTTGTGCATGACAATACCATCAATCCAACACAAAATATTTGGAACGGACTTCGTTATAAAGTATACATGGATATAAATATGCCTACCCAGAAAACAGCTTTGAATAATGGGAAAGCAACCATGAATTTTGGTTTTGATGGAAGATACTATCATAAAATTTACCGAAATTTTATCTGGGCAGGTAGGGTAGCTGCAGACTTCTCTTGGGGCAGTCAGAAATTAATTTATTACCTGGGTGGCGTTGACGGATGGATAGGACCTAAATTTAATAACGGAAATCAACCTGCTGCTGATCAGAGCTATGCATTTCAGTCTCTCGCTGTAAACATGCGTGGATACAGTCAAAATATTGCAAATGGTAACAATGCTTTTGTTATCAACAGTGAATTCCGTCTGCCTTTGTTTTCAACGCTTTTTGACAGACCGGTTAACAATGCATTCCTGCGTAATTTCCAGTTGGTACAGTTTGTTGATCTTGGGTCTGCTTGGAATGGTAAATACAATGGCATTAAGCGTCCCGGAGAAGTTATCACCAATAACCAAACGCCGGTTGTGGTAAGAATTGATGCAGGCGGTCTTGGACCTTTTGCAGGTGGATACGGATTTGGAGTAAGAAGTACTTTGTTAGGCTACTTCATGAAGTTTGATGCTGGCTGGCCTATGAAAGGAGTATTTAAAGGAGCCCCTGTTTATTATTTTGCACTGGGTTTTGACTTCTAA